Proteins encoded by one window of Psychromonas sp. L1A2:
- the ccoP gene encoding cytochrome-c oxidase, cbb3-type subunit III, translated as MSIFWTIWISVITLTVIIGCAVLLKAANSNNTGVKEGEPMPHTFDGIQELNNPLPKWWVGLFWFTIVIALIYSIAFPSYTANWNGFLNWTSADKDVTDVSKLDERAETSKSQYQREIDAAEIKYGEVFKQLVYTDAGVYKDIEVIAKDSEAVKVGQRLFLQNCAQCHGSDARGSKGFPNLTDDDWLYGGDPLTIKETLMNGRNAAMPAWKDILGEDGIKEVTSYVLQLSGRRVNDIDAQAGAERFVVCAACHGADGKGLHAFGAPNLTDKVWLYGGSRKAVEDTLRNGRNGVMPAWKDVLGEDKIQLISAFVYSLSQPK; from the coding sequence ATGAGCATTTTTTGGACAATATGGATATCTGTCATTACGTTAACCGTCATCATCGGTTGTGCAGTACTTCTTAAAGCAGCAAATTCAAATAACACAGGCGTTAAAGAAGGCGAACCAATGCCTCATACCTTTGATGGTATTCAAGAACTGAATAATCCATTACCGAAATGGTGGGTTGGTTTATTTTGGTTTACGATTGTTATCGCATTAATTTATTCAATTGCTTTCCCTAGTTATACTGCAAATTGGAATGGTTTTTTAAACTGGACTAGTGCAGATAAAGACGTTACTGACGTTTCTAAGCTGGATGAACGAGCAGAAACATCAAAATCACAATATCAACGTGAAATTGATGCAGCTGAAATTAAATACGGTGAAGTATTTAAACAACTAGTTTATACCGATGCTGGTGTTTATAAAGATATCGAAGTCATTGCTAAAGACTCTGAAGCTGTAAAAGTAGGGCAACGTTTATTCCTACAAAATTGTGCTCAATGTCATGGTTCAGATGCACGTGGTAGTAAAGGTTTTCCAAACCTTACTGATGATGATTGGTTATATGGTGGCGATCCATTAACCATCAAAGAAACGTTAATGAATGGTCGTAACGCAGCAATGCCTGCTTGGAAAGATATTCTAGGCGAAGATGGCATAAAAGAAGTAACAAGTTATGTATTACAACTAAGTGGTCGTCGTGTAAATGACATTGATGCACAAGCTGGTGCAGAACGCTTTGTAGTTTGTGCAGCATGTCACGGTGCTGATGGTAAAGGTTTACATGCATTTGGCGCACCTAACCTTACGGATAAAGTTTGGTTATACGGTGGTTCGCGTAAAGCAGTTGAAGATACATTACGTAATGGCCGAAATGGTGTAATGCCAGCTTGGAAAGATGTATTAGGCGAAGATAAAATCCAATTAATCTCTGCATTTGTTTACTCTTTATCACAACCAAAATAA
- a CDS encoding FixH family protein, which yields MQTEVKKSWFKQFWPWFLIILPMAAVVAGISTFIIASDNKPDMVVDDYYKTGKAINADLSLLTNAKKLGLSAEVVQQADGLLIKMKGLETNTSISFSLFHSTQSKRDKLAMLTADAEGNYHFETDQPLVGKWSLRLEPFDKKWRLEKKVVFPSEKIAL from the coding sequence ATGCAAACAGAAGTAAAAAAATCTTGGTTTAAACAATTTTGGCCTTGGTTTTTAATTATTTTACCAATGGCAGCTGTTGTTGCAGGTATCAGCACTTTCATTATCGCTTCTGATAATAAACCCGATATGGTTGTGGATGATTATTATAAAACAGGAAAAGCTATTAATGCAGATTTAAGCTTACTAACTAATGCTAAAAAATTAGGCCTGTCTGCTGAAGTCGTACAACAAGCAGATGGCTTATTAATCAAAATGAAGGGGTTAGAAACAAATACGTCGATCAGCTTCTCTTTATTTCATTCAACTCAATCTAAACGCGACAAACTTGCCATGTTAACAGCAGATGCAGAAGGTAATTATCATTTTGAAACAGACCAGCCATTAGTGGGTAAATGGTCACTTCGCCTTGAACCTTTTGATAAGAAATGGCGCTTAGAAAAGAAAGTAGTTTTTCCATCTGAAAAAATAGCATTATAA
- a CDS encoding heavy metal translocating P-type ATPase: protein MQQVSQCFHCGEPNPTNASFQVLINGEQQTMCCPGCQAVAQTIVDSGLSSYYEHRTEVAAKGESLIPDELQQLEHYDIEQIQLDFIKQNGNTTEITLTIEGISCAACAWLIEKQLRFLPGLIFVNVNTTLNRAVIRWDNEQLVLSKILEQIQRIGYKAYPFQVNQQELFYTKQVKSYLRRLGLAGLATMQVMMFAIALYADFFSGMQQEFITYFRWVSFILATPVLLYSAQPFYVNAWRNIRNKTLGMDIPISIALLGAYSASSYATIVGRGEVYFESVSMFTFLLLLGRLLELRARRKASETSSNLLRLLPSMATLLETNNGIVSHHLTPAKTLVPGQYILVKPGETIAIDGIIIDGQSNIEESMLTGEHLPVFKKTQDTVYAGTVNISSVLTIEVVNIGNNTLISDIIQLQNSAQQNKPHIEVLADTVSRYFVAALLLVATLTYISWSIIDPDQAFWITLSVLVATCPCALSLATPTALTCATAQLNKQGILIKQHHVLETVNKIHHVVFDKTGTLTQGDFKLLKAHLYPTDMTKKHYNKQQCINLAANLEMNSEHPIAVAFTQLKNQTLILNNIENIPGQGLQATWEDGGQKSQVKLGHAAFCGVTRELSSQELLIYLTVDQQLIATFELGDEIRESAKDLVDFCHRNNLETTMLTGDISDKSEQVAKQLNIQNVVKGVSPQQKLAHIETLQQSQQVMMIGDGINDAPVLAGAHISVALASGTDIAKNSADVILLGSDLRKINLLTTNAKQTTRIIKENLAWAIGYNLIIVPLAVIGLVPPYVAVLGMSFSSLIVVSNSLRLLK from the coding sequence ATGCAACAAGTAAGTCAATGCTTTCACTGTGGAGAGCCTAATCCAACAAATGCTAGTTTTCAGGTTCTGATTAATGGAGAGCAACAAACGATGTGCTGCCCAGGTTGTCAGGCAGTGGCACAAACAATTGTTGATAGTGGCTTAAGCTCTTATTATGAGCACAGAACAGAGGTTGCAGCTAAAGGAGAGTCGTTAATCCCTGATGAGCTGCAACAACTTGAACATTATGATATTGAACAAATTCAACTCGACTTTATAAAACAAAATGGCAACACCACTGAAATAACATTAACTATTGAAGGCATTAGTTGTGCGGCTTGTGCTTGGCTCATTGAAAAACAATTACGCTTTTTACCCGGCCTTATTTTTGTTAATGTGAATACCACATTAAATCGAGCTGTAATTCGTTGGGATAATGAACAACTGGTACTCAGTAAAATACTAGAACAAATCCAACGTATTGGTTACAAAGCCTACCCTTTCCAAGTTAACCAACAAGAACTGTTTTATACTAAACAAGTAAAATCTTACTTACGTAGATTAGGATTAGCGGGCCTTGCGACTATGCAGGTAATGATGTTTGCCATTGCCTTATACGCAGACTTCTTTTCGGGTATGCAACAAGAGTTTATTACCTACTTCAGGTGGGTTAGTTTTATACTTGCAACGCCAGTTCTTTTATACAGTGCACAGCCTTTTTATGTGAATGCATGGCGTAATATTCGTAACAAAACATTGGGCATGGACATCCCTATTTCTATTGCTTTGTTAGGTGCTTATTCAGCATCCAGTTATGCCACTATCGTAGGAAGAGGCGAGGTTTATTTCGAATCGGTATCGATGTTTACCTTCTTACTATTATTAGGGCGTTTATTAGAACTTCGAGCTCGCCGTAAAGCATCGGAAACCAGTAGTAATTTATTACGTTTACTGCCTTCCATGGCAACCTTATTAGAAACAAACAATGGTATTGTTAGTCATCACTTAACGCCTGCGAAAACACTAGTACCAGGGCAGTATATTTTAGTGAAACCGGGTGAAACTATTGCCATTGACGGTATCATTATTGATGGTCAAAGCAATATTGAAGAGTCAATGCTTACCGGTGAGCATTTACCTGTTTTCAAAAAAACACAGGATACTGTTTACGCAGGCACAGTGAATATAAGTAGTGTATTGACTATCGAAGTTGTCAACATAGGCAACAACACGTTGATATCAGATATCATACAATTACAAAATAGCGCGCAACAAAATAAACCACATATTGAAGTGCTCGCTGATACGGTATCTCGTTACTTTGTCGCCGCATTATTGTTAGTTGCAACACTTACTTATATTAGCTGGAGCATTATTGATCCTGACCAAGCTTTTTGGATCACTCTCTCTGTGTTGGTGGCCACTTGCCCTTGTGCATTATCTCTGGCAACGCCTACCGCTTTAACCTGTGCAACTGCGCAGCTTAATAAACAAGGTATTTTAATTAAGCAACATCACGTATTAGAAACGGTCAACAAAATACACCATGTTGTTTTTGATAAAACAGGTACATTAACGCAAGGTGACTTTAAATTACTAAAAGCACATTTATATCCAACAGATATGACTAAGAAGCATTATAATAAGCAACAATGTATTAACCTTGCAGCCAATCTTGAGATGAACTCTGAACACCCTATCGCAGTTGCTTTCACTCAATTAAAGAACCAAACATTAATATTAAATAATATTGAAAATATCCCAGGTCAAGGCTTACAAGCAACTTGGGAAGATGGTGGTCAAAAATCACAAGTGAAATTAGGTCATGCAGCGTTCTGTGGAGTGACTAGAGAATTAAGTAGCCAAGAGTTATTAATCTATTTGACTGTCGATCAACAATTAATTGCAACCTTTGAATTAGGTGATGAAATTCGTGAATCAGCAAAAGATTTGGTTGATTTTTGTCATAGAAATAATTTAGAAACCACCATGCTAACTGGTGATATTTCAGATAAAAGTGAGCAAGTCGCTAAGCAACTAAATATTCAAAATGTAGTCAAAGGTGTTAGTCCGCAACAAAAATTAGCACATATCGAAACATTACAACAATCACAGCAAGTTATGATGATTGGGGACGGTATCAATGATGCTCCTGTATTAGCAGGTGCCCATATTTCTGTCGCATTAGCCAGCGGTACTGATATTGCTAAAAATAGTGCTGACGTTATTTTATTAGGCTCTGATTTACGTAAAATAAACCTATTAACGACTAATGCTAAGCAAACAACACGCATCATTAAAGAGAACCTAGCTTGGGCTATTGGCTATAACTTAATCATAGTTCCATTAGCGGTGATCGGCTTAGTCCCCCCCTACGTTGCGGTGCTAGGGATGTCTTTCAGTTCATTAATTGTAGTGAGCAATTCGTTAAGGTTATTAAAATGA
- the ccoS gene encoding cbb3-type cytochrome oxidase assembly protein CcoS, which yields MNIIYVLIPIAMIFVTIAVIVFFWTVKSNQYDDLDREGVNILFDEDVQPSKPIQKAQATDQQSEIKTPQKKSLNTSDIKPDAH from the coding sequence ATGAATATTATCTATGTATTGATTCCTATTGCGATGATCTTTGTCACTATTGCAGTCATAGTATTTTTTTGGACAGTGAAGTCTAATCAGTATGATGATCTCGATAGAGAAGGCGTTAATATTTTATTTGATGAAGATGTACAACCATCAAAACCAATACAAAAAGCACAAGCAACTGACCAACAATCAGAAATAAAAACACCTCAAAAAAAATCCTTAAACACAAGTGATATAAAACCAGATGCTCATTAA